In the genome of Hyalangium minutum, the window GGACAGCCCCGTCACGACCCAGGGGCCCGCGCAGGAGAAGGTGTCGTAGCTCTTGGCGCGGGTGTGCTGCACCTCGCGCTTCTGGATGTCGCGCGCCGTCACGTCATTGAAGCAGGTGAGCCCCCAGATGGCGCGCGCGGCGGTGGCCTCGTCCACGTTCTTCAACCGCTCGCCGATGAGCAGGCCCAGCTCCGCCTCGTAGTGCACCTCCTCGCTGGCCTTGGGAATACGGATGGGCGAGCGCGGCGCATTGAGCGAAGTGGAGGGCTTCATGAAAATGAGCGGCTCGGGCGGCACCGGCTTGCCCATCTCCTCCGCGTGCTTGCGGTAGTTCTGCCCGATGCAGACGATCTTCGAGGCCTCGGAGGGCACCTGCAGCGCCACCGCGGACAGCGAGCGCCGCAGCCCCGTCTCCTTGCTCCCCTGGCCCCAGGGCGCGCCGTTGAGGACAACCACCTCATTGCCCTCGATGCGGCCGTACCAGGCGCGGCCTTCGTGCAGGAAGCGGCAGTAGCGTGTGACGGTCATGCGGTCCTCTTCAGGCCGAGCACGTCGGCCATGTCGTAGATTCCAGGGCGTTGGGCCACCACCCAGTTTGCCGCGCGCAGGGCCCCCTTGGCGAACTGGTCCCGGCTGGTTGCCCGGTGGGTGAGCTCCACCCGCTCGCCCTCTCCGAAGAAAAACACCGTGTGCTCGCCCACCACGTCCCCACCCCGCAGCGCCTGCACGCCGATCTCCTGCGGCGCCCGCGCCCCCAGCCAGCCCTTGCGCGCGAAGACGAGGTCGTCACTCGTGCGGCCCAGCGACTGGGCGAGCACCTCGGCCAGCCTCAGCGCCGTACCCGAGGGCGCGTCCTTCTTCTTGTTGTGGTGCGTCTCCAGGACTTCCACGTCGAAGCCCTCGCCCAGCACGCGGGCCAGCTCGGCCGCCACCTGGATGACGACATTGACGCCCACCGAGGTGTTCGGCGCCAGCACGATGGGAATGGACATGGACGCGGAGGCCACCTCCGAGCGCGTGTCCGGCGAGAAGCCCGTGGAGCCAATCACCATGGGCACGCCGCGCACCGCGCACAGCCGCGCGTGCTCCACGCTGGCCTCGGCGCTGGTGAAGTCGATGACCACCTGGGCGCCCGCATCGATGGCCTTGCCCAGGTCATCCAACACGGCCAGCCCGAGCGGATCGCTCAGGCGCGCGGCGGTGCCGGCATCCTGCCCCACCGCAGGGCTGCCCGTCCGGGAGGTGGCGCCCACGACGGTGAGGCCCGGGGTACTGCGCGCGAGCCGCAGCAGCGTGCTGCCCATGCGGCCCGAGACACCGGTAATGACTGTACGAAGCATGGGCTCCCCGCTCTCGACACCCGAGCCTCCAGACGGGAGAGCCCGGGGATGACTCACACCAGGTTCAACCGCGTCAGCTCTTCCTTCAGCTTCGCCGCCTGCGGCTCGGACAGCGGCGTCAGCGGCAGGCGAATCTCCGGGCCAAACACGCCCATCAGGTGCAGCGCCCACTTCACGGGGATGGGGTTGGACTCCACGAAGAGCAGCTTGTGCAGCGCGTTCATCCCCACCTGGAGGTCGCGCGCCTTCTCCAGTTCGCCGGCGCGGGCCGCGGCCACCAGATCCGCCATCATCCGCGGCGCCACGTTCGAGGACACCGAGACGACGCCCTTGCCGCCGCACGCGATGAAGGGCAGCACCGTGAAGTCATCCCCGGACAGCAGGGTGATGCGGTCGCCGCACTTCTCCACCAGGTCCACCGCGCGCGCCATGCTCCCCGTGGCCTCCTTGAGGGCCACCACCTCGGGGATGTCGCACAGCCACATGACCGTCTCGGGCAGCAGATCCACGCCCGTGCGGCCCGGAACGTTGTAGGCCACGATGGGGAAGCCCGGGTGCGCCTTGGCGATGGCCCGGTAGTGCTGCAGCAGGCCGTACTGCGTGGGCTTGTTGTAGTAGGGCGTGACGATGAGCGTGCCCGCCGCGCCCAGTTCGCGCACGCGGCCCACGGACTCAATGGTCTCCGCCGTGCTGTTGGAGCCCGCTCCCGCCACCACCGGCACCCGGCCCTTTGCCGCCGCCACGGCCACGCGCACCGCTTGGGAGCGCTCTTCGGCCGTCATCGTCACGGCCTCGCCCGTCGTCCCGATGGGCAGCAGCACGCTCGTCCCGCCGGCGATCTGCCGCTCGATCAGCGCGCGGTAGGCGTCCTCATCGAGCTTTCCATTCCGGAAAGGCGTGGCGAGCGCCGTCATGGAGCCTTCAAAGGTCATCATGAACGCCGCTTATACGGTCAGGCCCGCTCGCCGCGCCAGAGATCCTCGACGGTCTCACGCTCGCGGATGACTCGCCATGCCGCTCCGTCAACAAGCACCTCGGCGGGCCGGGGCCGGGAATTGTACGTTGATGCCATGCTCATGCCGTACGCCCCAGCACTCATGACGGCGTACAGCTCGCCCTGTTGAGGAAGAACGATCGGCCGGGCCCGGGCGAGCACGTCGGTGGACTCGCACACCGGACCCACCACGTCCACCTGAACGGGCTTGCCGCGCCGTTTCACCACGGGTTGCAGCTCGTGGTGGGCCTCGTAGAGCGCCGGGCGGATGAGATCGTTCATCCCCACATCCACCACTACGAAGGTCTTCGCGGGGGTGCGCTTGCGGTACAGCACGCGGGTGAGCAGCACGCCGGCGTTGCCCACCAGCACACGCCCCGGCTCGAGGATGAGGGTGGCCCCCGTGTCCTTGGACGCCTCCAGCACGGTGCGGGCGTACTCCTGAGGCGAGGGAGGCGTCTCGTCCCGGTAGGTGATGCCCAGGCCACCGCCGATGTCCAGGTACGCCAGCGGATGGCCCTGCTCCTTGAGCGAGCGGTACAGCCCCGCCACCTTGGAGATGGCCGCCTTCATGGGCGCCGAGCGGGTCAGCTGCGAGCCGATGTGGCAGTCCAGGCCCACCGCGCTCAGCCCCTTCATCTTCCGGGAGCGGGTGTAGAGGTCCACCGCCTCCTCGAAGGGCACGCCGAACTTGGACGTCTTCAGGCCAGTGGCGATGTGGCGGTGCGTGCGCGCATCCACGTCCGGGTTCACGCGCAGAGCGAACGGAGCGCGGCGGCCCAGGCGGCGGCCCACCGCGTCGAGCATCTCCAGCTCCTCGGCGCTCTCCACGTTGAACATGAGGAGGCCGGCGTTGAGCGCCCGCTCCATCTCGTCCGGCGTCTTGCCCACGCCGGCGAACACCGTCTTGGCCGGATCGCCGCCCGCCTGCCGCACCCGGGCGAGCTCGCCGCCCGAGACGATGTCGAAGCCGCCCCCCGCCTCCGCGAACAGCCGCAGCACCGCGAGGGTGCTGTTGGCCTTCACCGAGTAGCAGATGAGGTGCGGGTGCTTCCCGAAGGCCTCCGTCACCATCTGGAAGTGCCGGGTGAGCGTGGCCTTCGAGTACACGTAGGTGGGCGTCCCCACCGCCTCAGCGATGGCGGGCAGGGGCACCTCCTCCGCGTGGAGGGTGCCTCGGTGATAGCTGAAGTGATTCACTTGCCTGTATCCGGCGAAGGCGAAGGCTGGGCATCCGCGGGAGGCGGAGGAGGAGGCTCGGGAGGGCGCGGGGCCCCCTTGATGCCACAGGCCGCCAGGAGCAGCCCCAAGCCCAGGAGCACCACGAAGCCACGATAGAAGCGCTTCATGTCCGTGGCCTAGAAGCGGATGCCGAGCGTGCCGCGCAACGCCTGAGCCGTCTCGAACTCACGCTGAACGGCCGAGTTCGGGGCCTCCTGCAGGCCGGACATGGGGAAGAGGATGCCCCAGTTGAGGCCGGCCACGAAGCCATCCTCGGTCTCGTAGCGGGCGCCCAGGTCCACCTCGAGGCCCAGGCTGCGGTTCACGGTGGACGGCGTGGACTGCGCGTAGAGCGCCTGCGAATAGACGACACTGCCGAACAGGTCGAAGCCGTCCGCCAGCGAGTACTTCACGTTGGGCTTGACGTAGACCGCGTCGGTGAGGCCGCCGATGAGCTCGCGCCAGAGGATGTTGTCCACGCGATAGGCGCGGTTGAAGCGGAAGTTGCGGATGGCGTTGTCGCTGCAGCCGCCCACGCCGCACTGGTACTGGGGCAGGCCCACGTCCCGGCCGTTCGGGTTGACGGTGCGGCTGCGCTGGAAGTAGCCGAAGCCCGAGGCCTTGTCACCCGAGGCAAAGCCGAGCTCCAGGCCCAGGTGCAGATCGCCGTTGAGCATCTTGTACTCGCCCTGGGCCACACCGCCGAACTGGAGCACGCGCAGCGACTGGTTCTGCGAGGGGTTGGAGGCGTCCCCCAGGGTCAGCGCCCGGTTGTTGATGCTGCCGTAGGTGGCCGCCAACTCCACCTCGATGCGGAACATGCGCTCCTCGTAGCGCAGCCACAGGTCCGGCACGTACAGCGTGGCGTCGCGCGGCACGAAGGTCAGCGTGGCCGTGTTGTTCTCCTCCTCCCAGCGCTGGGTGCGGTAGGTGAAGTGCAGGCCGTAGTTGAGCACGCCCTGGTTGTTCTCCAGCTTGTCCTTGGCCTGTTGGTCCGTGTCCCGACGGGCGATGGCAATCACGTAGCTGTGGCTGTCGTCCGCGTTCGAGTAATCGAACGACTCGCGCTGGGCGTCGCCCGTCACCTGCTGGCTGGTGGCGCCCTCGTCGTTGAAGTCGATCATCGGCGTCACGTAGAAGCCGGAGAAGGGCTCGGTGACGAACTGGATGCGGTCCACCGTGTCGCCGAAGTCACAGTCCAGACAGTTGCCGTCATTGCGCAGCATGCCCAGGCCCCAGTGGCTGCCCATGCGGCCGAAGCGCAGAATGCCCACCGGCGTGCTCACCTCGCCGTAGGCCCGCTTCACCACGATGGAGTCGCGCAGCGCGGTCACCGCCGAGGCCGAGGAGTCCTGGCTCTCGGAGAAGATGCCGAAGATGTTGCGGCCGCCATCCAGCGTCAGGTCCGGCGTGGAGCCGAACAGGAAGTTGTCCAGCAGGTCCACCTGCATCTTGAGGCGGACCTCCTCGGAGACGTTGAAGGTGGGCTCCAGCCGCACGCGCATGTTGGCGCCTGCCTGGGTGTTCTCCGTCTCCGAGCGCGTGGGGAACAGCGAGGTGTCCCGCCCCTTGCCCAAGTCAAACTTGTAGAAGAGGTTCGGCCGCACGCGGAAGTACCCATCCAGCGTGAACAGCTCCAGCTTGCGCTTCTCCTCCGTCCACTCCTGCTGCCAGTCAGAGCCCAGCGACTGGGTGGCCATCTGCGCGCGGATCTCCTCGCGCATCTCCTGCTTGGCGGCTTCCAGGCGACGGTCCAGCTCGGCCTGCATCTCTGGGGTCAGCTCGCTCGGAGCGGCGGGGGCAGACTGAGCAGCGGGAGCGGCCGGGGCCGGCGTGGCGACAGCGGGAGCCGCCGGGGTGGCGGGCGCGGGCTGGGCGGACGCGGGCGTCCCGCTCTCGGGCACCGGCGTCTTCTGTGGCGACGTCTGAGCGGTGGCCGTGGCGGAGGCGACGAGCAACGCCGCCAGCAGGACGTGAGACATGGGCACGTTTCTCCAGAACCGCTCGGGGCGGCTGAGTACAGAGGGCGCGCGAGTTAAGCCACGGGGGGGAGGGGTGTCAACGTGAACCACACGTCCCGTACCCACATGTCAACTCACGGCTTGGGGCCCTGGCGCAGCTCGACGAGCACCCCGTGGTTCCCCTTGGGGTGGATGAAGGCCACCTTCGCCCCACCCGCGCCGGGCTTAGGCGTCTCGTCGATCAGCGGTGCGCCCTTGGCCTTGAGGGCCGCCAGGGTCGCTTCAATGTCCTCCACCTCCAGGCAGATGTGGTGCATCCCCTCGCCCCGCTTCTCGAGGAACCGGGCCACGCCGGTGTCCGCAGAGGTGGGACAAATCAGCTCCACCCGGCCCATGCCGTGGCCGAAGATGGCGGTGCGCACCTGCTGCTCGGGCACCTCCTCAATCTCGGCCAGCTCCAAGCCCAGCACGTCCCGGTAGTGGGAGATGGCCTTCTCCAGGTCCTTCACGGCGATGGCCACGTGGTCGAGGCCCTTGGATTTGACGCTCATCGCTTCCTCCCTTTGCTTCGGGTTGTGCTGCGCAGGGGTTGGCACTTCGCGCAGAAGTGCGTGGTCCGTCCGCCTTGCGTGAAGGACTGAACCTTTGTCTTGCACTGGGGGCAGGGCGTGCCCGCTCGGCCGTAGATGAGGAACGGGTTGTCGGCGCCCTCCTCCAGGTACGTCTGCTCATCCCCCACCTCTTCCGCCAAGGCCCGCTGGAGCGTCTCATGGATGGCCTGGGTGAGGCGCTCCCACTCCTCGGGCTTGAGCGAGGCGGGCTTGCGGGCCGGGTGCAGGCGGGAGCGGAACAGGGCCTCGGCGGCGTAGATGTTGCCCAGGCCCGCCAGGAGCCCCTGGTCCATCAGCGCCACCTTGAGGTCCTGCCGGGTGGTGCCGAGCGCCTCCCGGAGCTGCTCCGCGGAGAGCCCGTCCGCCACCGGGTCCCGGCCCAGCTCCTCGATGGCCTTGAGCTGGCGGAGCTTCGCGGCGGGGGCGGGCTCCATTCGCCCGAAGAGGCGGGAATCCTTGAAGTGGATGACAGTGCCGTCCTCCAGGTGGAGGCGGGCGCGGCTGTAGGGCTCGGACTGGCCCTCGGGGCGGCGGACGAACTTCCCGGTCATCCCCAGGTGGGCCAGGAGGCCCCGCTCGCCCTCGAAGGTGAGCAGCAGGTACTTGCCCCGGCGCTCCAGGGCTTCGACGCGCCCCGTCAGCTCGGCGAATTTCGCACGTTTGGCGCCCCGGAAGACGCGGGTGTTGTCCGCCTCGGCGCGGACCACGCGGTGGCCCTGGAGCCAACGCGCCAGGTTGCGCCGGGCAATCTCAACCTCGGGAAGCTCAGGCATCCGCCCCGGGCACATAGCACCGTGCGCCAGTGCCGCGCATTTCTTACTTGTTCATGCGCGTACACCCGCGAGAAGTTCCCCGCGCCAAAAGCCGGCACCTCTCCTAATGAGGGGGGCCTCAATCTCTTCACCCGGAGGAAGTATGGCCGACAAGAAGTACACGCCGATGCAGTTCCCCAACTGCAAGGGCCTCAAGGGCATCAGCGACGCAGTGCTCGAGGTCCACTTCAAGCTGTACGAGGGCTACGTCAACCGCACCAACAAGCTCACCGAGACGCTCTCGGGCATGGCCACCAAGGGTGAGGCGGCCGGCACCAACCCGATGTACGCGGAGATGACCCGCCGCCTGGGCTTCGAGTACAACGGCGTCGTCCTGCACGAGTACTACTTCGGCAACCTGAAGGCGGGCGGCAGCGGCGCCACGCCCCCGGCGAAGCTGAAGAAGGCCATGGAGGAGAGCTTCGGCTCCTTCGAGACGTGGCTGGCGGACTTCAAGGCCATCTCCACCATGCCGGGCATCGGCTGGGCGGTGACCTTCCAGGATCCGCGCACCGGGTGGCTGTCCAACCACTGGATCACCCTGCACGAGACGAACAACATCGCCGGCTTCAAGCCCATCATCGTCATGGATGCGTGGGAGCACGCCTTCGTGCCGGACTACAAGGCCAACGAGCGCGCGAAGTACGTGGACGCGTACTTCTCCAACCTCGACTTTGACGCAGCCGAAGGCCGTCTGAAGTAGGCCGTTCCCGGCTTCACCTCCGGGAGGCTCCCTCGTGCAGGCGAGCCTCCTGGCGGGCCTCCTTGACCCACTCGCGCACCAGCGCGCGCAGCCGCTCCGAGTCGAAGGGCTTCTCCACGCGCGGGTTGCGCACCGTCTCCAGGAACTCCTTGGCCGCAGGCGTGTACGCCCCGCCGGTGATGAACACCATGCGCCGGGCCCGCTCCGGCGAGGCGGCCAGCAACTGGGCGTGCAGCTCCATGCCCGTCATCTCCGGCATCATGAGATCGCAGAGGATGACGTCGTAGCTGCTGCCCTCGGAGGAGGTGAGCCGCTCCAGCGCCTGCCGCGCACTCTCCTCCACATCCACGTCGTGCTCGCGCGAGAGCGTGCGCCGCAGCGCGGAGCTCACCAGCGGATCGTCGTCCACGACCAGCAGCCGACCGCGCACTGTGGCTCCCGAGCGAACCTGGGGCGCCAGAGCCACCTGCTGCGCCGCACGGCTGGCCCCTGGCAGCCGCACCCGGAACACGGTGCCCTTGCCCACCTGGCTCTCCACCTCGATGCGCCCGCTCATGGAGCTGATGAACGCATGGCACAGCGCCAGGCCCAGCCCCGTGCCCACGCCCACCGGCTTGGTGGTGAAGAACGGATCGAAGATGCGCCCCATCACCTCGGGAGGGATGCCGCAACCCGTGTCTCGCACCTCCGCCACCACCTGTGCCTCCCCTCCCCGCTTCAGCACGAGCCGGACCTCGTTCTCCTCGGGCTTGCCCTCCGGCAGAGCATGGGCCGCGTTGATGATGAGGTTGAGGAACACCTGCGCCAGCCGTGCCTCGTTGCCCTCCACGGATGGCACATCCTCCGCGTACTCGCGGATCAGTTGAGCGCGCGGGCGCAGTTCTCCGGCCGCCATCTTCGCTGCCGAGTCCATCACCGCCCGCAAGTCCACCGGACCGTGCGTTTCCTCGTCCTGGCGCGAGAACGTCTTCAGGTCCTTCACGATGCGCCGCACCCGGTCCGCGCCCATCAGCGCCTCGCGCAGCACCTGCTCCAGCTCCCGCAGCCGATCGAGCGTGGCCTGCGAGCCCGCCTCCCGCGCCAGCTCCTTCACCTCCCCGCTGGCGTGGTCCAGGTTGGACATGATGTACGAGAGCGGGTTGTTGATCTCGTGCCCCACACCCGCGGCGAGCGTGCCCACCGCCGCCATCTTCCCCGCCTGGACGAGCTGAGCCTGCGTGGCACGCAGTTCCTGGAGGTTGGCATCCAGTTCCCGGGTCCGCTCCTCCACGCGGGCCTGCAGCCAGCGCTCGCGCTCCTTGAGCCCGCTCACGCGCCAGGCGTAGCCGCCCATCACCACGCCGCATGCGGCCAAGACACACAGCGCGTAGAACCAGCCCGTCTGGTGGAACCAGGGCCGCAGCGTCACATCCACCCGGGCTCCGGGCTCCACCCACCGGCCATCCCGGCCCAGCGCGGTGACCTCGAAGTGGTACGTGCCCGGCGTCAGCCGCGAGTACGAGACGATGCGCCGCTCCTCGGCCGCCACCCAGCCGCTGTCATACCCCTCCAGCCGGTAGCGAAGTGGCACCCGCTCGGCGCCGTGCGGCTCGAAGACGGTGAAGCGGAAGTCCACCCACTGTTGGCCCGGCGCCAGCTCCAGCCGATCGGTGGACGGCACGGGCTGGCCGTGAACCCGGATCTCTTCGATGAAGGGGCGAGGAAGCGGGGAACGAAGCCGGGCGTCCTCCGTCCGCACCCCGGACACGCCCTGCAGGCCGACGAACCAGAACCTCTTGTCGCGCGCCCTCCATGCGGCGGGCTGGCCTCCCCCGTTGCACTCGCCCGCCCGCATCCCGTCCCGGTCGTCGAAGAGCATGCCGCGCACGGGCTCGCGCCGCCCATCCATGACCTCCGCCACCTCGCCGCGGCTCACCCGGGCGACGCCCTTGTTGCTGCTCATCCAGAAGAAGTCCTGGGCGTCCAGCAGGAGGCTGTAGACGGTGTTATCCGGCAGGCCCTGCGCGGTGGTGACCGAGCTGAAGCGCCCATCCTTCAGGCGGCTCAGCCCGGTGCCAGTCCCCACCCACAGCGCACCATCCGTATCCAGGAACAGGCTGAAGACCGAGTTGCCCGCGAGCCCATCATGCGTGGTGAAGCGCGTGAAGGTGCCTTGGGAGAAGCGCACGAGGCCCGAGTGCGTGCCGTACCAGATCGTCCCCGAGTCCTCCCGCAGCAGGGGCATGATGAACTCGACGGTGAAGCCCTGCTCGCGGCCGTACACCGTGACGCGGCCGTTGCGCAGCGAGACCAGCCCCGACGAGGTGGCGAACCACATGCCGCCATCCGGCTCTGGCGCCATGGACCAGATGGTTGCGCCCGGAGGAAACCCCAGCTCGGGCTTGGGCCGGACGAAGCGCTCCCCGTTGAACCAGTAGGCGCCCGAGTACGTCCCCGCCCACAGCGTGCCGTCCGAGCTCTCCGCCAGCGAGCGGACGCGCTCGTCCTCCAGCCCACGCTCCGGCCCCATGCGGGTGATGACGCCGTCCTTCATCCGCTCCAGCCCGCCGCGCAAGGAGCCCCACCACAGCGAGCCATCCTTCGTGTCCAGCACCACGGTGGGTGAGATGACCGTGGCGCCTTCCGGCTCGCCGACGGGGAGGAAGGGCCCGCTGCGCAGGCGATGGACCCCGTCTCGCCCCGTCCCCACCCACACGCTGCCATCCGAGACCTCGCACAAGCTCAGGATGGGCTCGTTCGCCAGGCTCTGCGGAGCCAGCGCGGGAGAGAAGCCCGTCACGCCCCGCCGCACCAGCCCATTGTCCGTCCCCACCCAGAGGTTGCCGTCCCGATCCTCGAGCAGCGCCTTGATCTGGAACCGGGGTACGCCCTGCTCGGCGCCATACACGGTGAACTGGCCCTCCCGCAGGGAGTAGAGCCCCTGGGTGGTGCCAATCCAGAGCGTGCCATCCCGCGCCAGCATCAGGCCGGCCACGCGCGGCGCATCGGTCCCGGGCAGCGGGGTGAGCACCACCGAATCTCCCTTGACGCGGACCAGGCCCTTCGCCGTGCCGCCCCACACGCCCCCCTCCCCATCCGGGACGAGCGCCCAGACCGCTCCACCGGGAATCCCGTCGCGCGCCGTGTAGCGCCGCAGGGGCGCGCCGCCGGAGGTCGGTACCCGCACCAGCTCCTCAGCCGCCCCGACCCACACGGAGGTGCTGTCCGCCGCGAGCCCCAGGATGGGCTGCACATCCAGCCCATCCACGCCGGGCACCTGCCGGAGCTGGCCTTTCTCATAGCGAAGAAGACCCAAACCCGTGCCCACCCAGAGCACCCCGGACCCGTCCGTCACCAGCGACGAGATGGACACGGCCTGCATCTTGGGGGTGTTTTTCCGATCGAAGACGGAGAAGCGCGCGCCATCGAACCGGGCGAGCCCCTCGAAAGTGCCGAACCACAGGTAGCCGTCGGGCGTCTCCGCGCAGGCCAGTCCCGAGAGCTGCGGCAAGCCACTCTCGCTGCGCCAAGCCTGGTGGTTGTACTGGGAGATGCGCCGATCCGCCTCCAGCGCCCAGGCCGCTGTGGCGGCGCCCCACACCACGAGCACCGCGAGCCTCAGCAGGCCTCCCCACCGGTCTCGCCGTTGTGCGCGCACTCCCATGAAGCGCGCAGTGTCGCCTCGGATGGTCCCCAGGCAAAGAAAACCGGGAGGATCCTGATCACCTCACCGCAGACGGTAGACGGTGGTCTCGCCCTCCACGCCCTTGAGGAGGGCGCGCTCGCGCGTAGCGTTCAGCTCCGCGGCGCGGATGATGTCCTGGGCGCCCGGGGCGGCGTACACAGGCTCGGTGATGGCGATCTCGTCCGCGCCCGCCACGCCCTGCACGCGCGCGGCCACGTTCACCGTCTGGCCGAAGTAGTCCAGCCGCTCATTGAGCTCCACCGCGATACAGGGCCCCGTGTGCAGCCCCACTTTGAGCTGCAACTGAGCGCCCTCGCGGCTCACCCGCCGCACCTCGCGCGTCATGGCCGTGGCCGCCTCCAGCGCGGGCGTGGGCTCCGCGAAGCTGGCCATCACCGCGTCTCCAATCGTCTTCACCATGGAGCCGCCCTGCTCGGCGATCAGGTCTCTCAGGACCCCGAAGTGCTCGCGCACCAGCCCGTAGGCGCGCATGTCGCCGATGCGCTCGTACAGCTCCGTGGAGCCCTTCAGGTCCGTGAAGAGCACCGTCATCGACTTGAACTCCAGGCCACCCTCGGAGGGGATGCTCTCGGCGCGGAACAGCTCGCGGAACGTCTGGTGCGTCACCAGCCGCTTGCCGCTGAAGTAGCGCCGCATCGTGGATCCCCGGGTCATCGACGGGATGTCACAGGACAGCTGGGACGAGGTGAACCAGAACTTCACCAGCGCCACCCGCGCGGCGTCCGGCGTCCGGTTGTGGATCGTCAGGGAGACCTCTCCGGCCCGGACCTTGACCAGGCCCGGCAGCATCCGGCCATCCATCAGCTCCGCGTCCACGGAGCTCACGCCCTCATCCGCGGAGACCTCCAGCTTGCAGTACACGTGGTGGATCGGAGCGGCCAGGAAGTAGATACGGCCCGCCTCCAGCCGTTGGGTGAAGCGGTGGACGCCTCCCGGGGGCAGCGAGATGGACTCGAGGACGCTCTCGCCCAGGAGCTGCCGGATGTTCTCCGGCACGGTGCGGCTCTGGGAGAACATCAGCGCCAGCAGGTCCCTCTGGAGATCCAGGGAGTCGGGCTGGTGGAAGCGGATGCGGCGCACGGCGGGCGCCACGCTGAAGGCGACCTCCATGGTGTCGTCCTCGGTGCGGACGCTGACCCGGCACATCTGACAGTCACGCTCCCGGCTCAGCGAGCGCAGCGCCGCAGGCGTCGTCAGGAAGGCGCCGCACCATGGGCACAGCAGGCCCCAGGTGAACTCCAGGATGCCGGCGTGAGTGGCGCGGAGAAACAGGTCGATGGCCTCGTTCTCCGGCACGCCCGCGTCCGCAGCGAAGTGGAGCGGGCTGGTGCGGAACAGCGCCTCCTCGGGAGCGGTGGTGATGAAGCGCGCGAAGCGGTCCACGGTTCCGGGGCGGAAGTGACGGTGGGCACGCAGCACTTCGATGCGGTTTTCGAGCGCAACGGACATGGCGGCGCCATGGTAACCGCCTGCCTTTTCCGCCGCATGGCTGCCCTGCGAGGGGGCTCAGGAGGGCTCGGATAGGTCCACGTCGGCCGAAGCTCCAGCCTCCTCGGCCTTGTTCCCTTCGCGGCTTCGGACCTCGTGAGCCGCTTGAGCACGGAGCCGGAGTGCTCCTCGCTCCGGGAGCCGCCGCTCCGC includes:
- a CDS encoding fumarylacetoacetate hydrolase family protein; its protein translation is MTVTRYCRFLHEGRAWYGRIEGNEVVVLNGAPWGQGSKETGLRRSLSAVALQVPSEASKIVCIGQNYRKHAEEMGKPVPPEPLIFMKPSTSLNAPRSPIRIPKASEEVHYEAELGLLIGERLKNVDEATAARAIWGLTCFNDVTARDIQKREVQHTRAKSYDTFSCAGPWVVTGLSPADLRIQCRVNGQVRQDSRTSDMVFSPAQLVSFISHIMTLLPGDLISTGTPSGVGKLAAGDTVEVEIEGIGTLANPVENEP
- the dapB gene encoding 4-hydroxy-tetrahydrodipicolinate reductase; translated protein: MLRTVITGVSGRMGSTLLRLARSTPGLTVVGATSRTGSPAVGQDAGTAARLSDPLGLAVLDDLGKAIDAGAQVVIDFTSAEASVEHARLCAVRGVPMVIGSTGFSPDTRSEVASASMSIPIVLAPNTSVGVNVVIQVAAELARVLGEGFDVEVLETHHNKKKDAPSGTALRLAEVLAQSLGRTSDDLVFARKGWLGARAPQEIGVQALRGGDVVGEHTVFFFGEGERVELTHRATSRDQFAKGALRAANWVVAQRPGIYDMADVLGLKRTA
- the dapA gene encoding 4-hydroxy-tetrahydrodipicolinate synthase; translated protein: MMTFEGSMTALATPFRNGKLDEDAYRALIERQIAGGTSVLLPIGTTGEAVTMTAEERSQAVRVAVAAAKGRVPVVAGAGSNSTAETIESVGRVRELGAAGTLIVTPYYNKPTQYGLLQHYRAIAKAHPGFPIVAYNVPGRTGVDLLPETVMWLCDIPEVVALKEATGSMARAVDLVEKCGDRITLLSGDDFTVLPFIACGGKGVVSVSSNVAPRMMADLVAAARAGELEKARDLQVGMNALHKLLFVESNPIPVKWALHLMGVFGPEIRLPLTPLSEPQAAKLKEELTRLNLV
- the lysA gene encoding diaminopimelate decarboxylase translates to MNHFSYHRGTLHAEEVPLPAIAEAVGTPTYVYSKATLTRHFQMVTEAFGKHPHLICYSVKANSTLAVLRLFAEAGGGFDIVSGGELARVRQAGGDPAKTVFAGVGKTPDEMERALNAGLLMFNVESAEELEMLDAVGRRLGRRAPFALRVNPDVDARTHRHIATGLKTSKFGVPFEEAVDLYTRSRKMKGLSAVGLDCHIGSQLTRSAPMKAAISKVAGLYRSLKEQGHPLAYLDIGGGLGITYRDETPPSPQEYARTVLEASKDTGATLILEPGRVLVGNAGVLLTRVLYRKRTPAKTFVVVDVGMNDLIRPALYEAHHELQPVVKRRGKPVQVDVVGPVCESTDVLARARPIVLPQQGELYAVMSAGAYGMSMASTYNSRPRPAEVLVDGAAWRVIRERETVEDLWRGERA
- the lptM gene encoding LPS translocon maturation chaperone LptM, with the translated sequence MKRFYRGFVVLLGLGLLLAACGIKGAPRPPEPPPPPPADAQPSPSPDTGK
- a CDS encoding TIGR04551 family protein, with protein sequence MSHVLLAALLVASATATAQTSPQKTPVPESGTPASAQPAPATPAAPAVATPAPAAPAAQSAPAAPSELTPEMQAELDRRLEAAKQEMREEIRAQMATQSLGSDWQQEWTEEKRKLELFTLDGYFRVRPNLFYKFDLGKGRDTSLFPTRSETENTQAGANMRVRLEPTFNVSEEVRLKMQVDLLDNFLFGSTPDLTLDGGRNIFGIFSESQDSSASAVTALRDSIVVKRAYGEVSTPVGILRFGRMGSHWGLGMLRNDGNCLDCDFGDTVDRIQFVTEPFSGFYVTPMIDFNDEGATSQQVTGDAQRESFDYSNADDSHSYVIAIARRDTDQQAKDKLENNQGVLNYGLHFTYRTQRWEEENNTATLTFVPRDATLYVPDLWLRYEERMFRIEVELAATYGSINNRALTLGDASNPSQNQSLRVLQFGGVAQGEYKMLNGDLHLGLELGFASGDKASGFGYFQRSRTVNPNGRDVGLPQYQCGVGGCSDNAIRNFRFNRAYRVDNILWRELIGGLTDAVYVKPNVKYSLADGFDLFGSVVYSQALYAQSTPSTVNRSLGLEVDLGARYETEDGFVAGLNWGILFPMSGLQEAPNSAVQREFETAQALRGTLGIRF
- the mce gene encoding methylmalonyl-CoA epimerase, which gives rise to MSVKSKGLDHVAIAVKDLEKAISHYRDVLGLELAEIEEVPEQQVRTAIFGHGMGRVELICPTSADTGVARFLEKRGEGMHHICLEVEDIEATLAALKAKGAPLIDETPKPGAGGAKVAFIHPKGNHGVLVELRQGPKP
- the mutM gene encoding bifunctional DNA-formamidopyrimidine glycosylase/DNA-(apurinic or apyrimidinic site) lyase — its product is MPELPEVEIARRNLARWLQGHRVVRAEADNTRVFRGAKRAKFAELTGRVEALERRGKYLLLTFEGERGLLAHLGMTGKFVRRPEGQSEPYSRARLHLEDGTVIHFKDSRLFGRMEPAPAAKLRQLKAIEELGRDPVADGLSAEQLREALGTTRQDLKVALMDQGLLAGLGNIYAAEALFRSRLHPARKPASLKPEEWERLTQAIHETLQRALAEEVGDEQTYLEEGADNPFLIYGRAGTPCPQCKTKVQSFTQGGRTTHFCAKCQPLRSTTRSKGRKR